A genome region from Fodinibius salicampi includes the following:
- a CDS encoding bi-domain-containing oxidoreductase, producing MLQIIQDLKNGDTTLEKVPVPKVKEGEVLIRSHSSLVSLGTERMVVEFGKAGLLGKVRQQPERVKEVLAKMKTDGIMPTIEAVRRKLDMPISLGYSNAGTVVEVGNNVSSLKVGDRVVSNGCHAEYVRVPENLVAKIPDSVTFEEASFTVVGAIALQGIRLADPTFGETVVVMGLGLIGLLAAQLLKANGCKVIGVDLDTSKLDIAEQLGIETINASTNDPVKGVKQLTNGIGVDAVIIAASSQSDEVISQSAKMSRKRGRIVLVGVVGLDINRSDFFEKELTFQVSCSYGPGRYDPEYEEKGHDYPLPYVRWTEQRNFEAVLEAIRSDQLNVNPLITEKVALEDISQIYGEMSDSDSIASLITYPQKEDSNSKPNRSVHISDETLEEVTEGIAIVGAGNFTQSTILPSLQNGAFPIKYIVSSQGLSSTQMAKKFNIEQSTTDFNKVLEDPSVQGVLITTRHNQHAPMVIKALNAGKHVFVEKPLALNNDELEEIIEAKEASGKSVSVGFNRRFSPHTRKMKELIGNDPTEMNIVATMNAGFIPEDSWVQDPDIGGGRIVGEACHYVDLIQYLTGSLVESVYMQGMGQNPKSTTDNASILLKMENGSTGVINYFSNGNKSYSKERIEVFYQGKNLILDNFRKLYGYGYGGLITNRLLKTKQDKGHKEQFERLAQSWKEGGSVLIPFNEIVNTTRSTFATIQSLKTQQKTEVK from the coding sequence ATGCTTCAAATCATTCAGGATCTAAAAAACGGGGACACAACCCTTGAAAAAGTACCCGTACCAAAAGTCAAAGAGGGAGAAGTGCTCATTCGCTCCCATTCCAGTCTTGTTTCACTGGGAACGGAACGAATGGTAGTAGAATTTGGCAAAGCGGGGTTATTGGGCAAGGTACGCCAACAGCCGGAGCGTGTGAAGGAAGTGTTGGCAAAGATGAAAACCGATGGTATTATGCCGACAATTGAGGCAGTTCGGCGTAAGTTAGATATGCCTATCTCTCTTGGATATAGCAATGCTGGCACTGTTGTGGAAGTCGGGAATAATGTTTCCAGTTTGAAGGTAGGGGACCGGGTCGTCTCTAATGGATGCCATGCAGAATATGTAAGAGTTCCTGAAAATCTGGTTGCCAAGATCCCGGATTCTGTAACTTTTGAGGAGGCTTCTTTTACCGTTGTGGGAGCAATCGCTTTGCAGGGAATACGCTTGGCGGATCCAACCTTTGGGGAAACGGTGGTAGTGATGGGGCTTGGACTTATCGGTTTATTGGCTGCGCAGCTGCTCAAAGCAAATGGTTGTAAGGTCATTGGCGTGGATCTTGATACGTCAAAGCTGGATATTGCTGAACAATTAGGTATTGAAACTATCAATGCTTCTACCAATGATCCGGTTAAAGGTGTTAAACAGTTAACAAATGGGATAGGAGTGGATGCAGTTATAATAGCAGCATCTTCTCAGTCAGATGAAGTAATCAGTCAGAGTGCCAAGATGAGTCGCAAACGGGGACGCATCGTCTTGGTTGGGGTTGTAGGACTCGATATCAATCGTTCTGATTTCTTTGAAAAAGAGCTCACTTTCCAGGTTTCCTGTTCTTACGGTCCGGGACGTTATGATCCGGAGTATGAAGAAAAGGGGCATGACTACCCATTGCCTTATGTGAGGTGGACAGAGCAACGAAATTTTGAAGCCGTGCTGGAAGCGATTCGATCTGACCAGCTCAATGTAAATCCGCTGATTACCGAAAAGGTTGCTTTAGAAGATATCAGTCAGATTTATGGGGAAATGTCCGATTCAGACAGTATTGCCTCATTGATTACCTATCCCCAAAAAGAAGACAGTAACTCGAAACCGAATCGATCGGTTCATATTAGTGATGAAACGTTAGAAGAAGTCACGGAAGGAATAGCTATAGTTGGAGCAGGAAATTTTACACAATCTACGATCCTCCCGTCGCTTCAAAACGGAGCCTTTCCGATTAAATATATTGTTAGCTCACAGGGGCTTTCTTCCACCCAGATGGCCAAGAAGTTTAATATAGAACAAAGCACTACTGATTTTAATAAAGTGCTGGAAGATCCCTCTGTTCAGGGCGTACTGATAACAACGCGACATAATCAGCATGCCCCGATGGTTATTAAGGCTCTTAATGCCGGCAAGCATGTATTTGTAGAAAAGCCGTTAGCGTTAAATAACGATGAGTTAGAAGAAATTATCGAAGCCAAAGAAGCTTCCGGAAAGAGTGTTTCCGTGGGATTCAACCGCCGGTTTTCTCCCCATACGCGTAAAATGAAAGAACTGATTGGGAATGATCCTACTGAAATGAATATAGTGGCAACAATGAATGCAGGATTCATACCAGAGGATTCCTGGGTACAGGATCCGGATATAGGAGGTGGACGTATCGTCGGTGAAGCCTGTCACTACGTTGATCTCATCCAGTACTTAACCGGATCGCTGGTTGAGTCCGTTTATATGCAGGGGATGGGACAAAATCCCAAATCTACTACCGATAATGCTTCTATTCTTTTGAAGATGGAAAACGGTTCTACCGGGGTGATCAATTATTTTTCCAATGGAAATAAATCATATTCAAAAGAACGTATAGAAGTCTTTTACCAAGGTAAAAATTTGATATTAGACAACTTCAGAAAGCTTTATGGTTATGGTTACGGGGGATTAATCACCAACAGGCTCCTGAAAACAAAACAGGACAAGGGACATAAAGAGCAGTTCGAACGATTAGCTCAGAGTTGGAAAGAGGGGGGGAGCGTTCTGATTCCCTTTAATGAAATTGTAAATACAACGCGGAGTACCTTTGCGACAATACAGTCCTTGAAAACCCAACAAAAAACAGAAGTGAAATAG
- a CDS encoding glycosyltransferase family 4 protein, whose amino-acid sequence MIRVGIDASNIISGGGLTHLVEILNNVQIDKVGIDSIEVWASQNTLSFLPEKEGVVLRHHPWLDQNLLKRGLWQRFKLTAVARDHYDLLFVPGGSYLGSFRPFVTMNRNLQPFDQDAIDRYSWSPQKLRIQLLSVIQKYTYKQAEGVIFLSDEARKITLENLDRVSFDTRIVPHGIAQKFFKKPRIQKPIGEYSFTSPMRLLYVSTINLYKHQWNVIETVAHLREKGYPVVLDLIGNIKNKQAGKRFWDAVKKYDPNNEFIFYHGSRDQDQLIKDYHNADIAVFASSCETFGQILLESMASGLPVACADRSAMPEILQESGVYFDPENVSSLIDALEKYIGDTELRNKMAHSAYKRARNFSWDKCAEDTFSYLSQITKQYYSTN is encoded by the coding sequence ATGATTAGAGTCGGGATTGATGCTTCAAATATTATTAGTGGTGGTGGATTAACTCATCTTGTTGAAATTTTGAATAATGTTCAAATTGACAAGGTAGGGATAGATTCCATAGAAGTTTGGGCATCGCAAAATACTTTATCTTTCTTGCCTGAAAAGGAGGGAGTTGTCTTAAGGCATCATCCCTGGTTGGATCAAAATTTACTGAAAAGAGGTCTCTGGCAACGATTTAAGTTAACTGCTGTAGCAAGGGATCATTATGACTTATTATTTGTACCGGGAGGGAGTTACCTGGGATCTTTTCGTCCTTTTGTAACGATGAACCGCAACCTGCAGCCATTTGATCAGGATGCAATAGATCGGTATTCCTGGTCTCCACAGAAATTGCGTATACAGTTGCTTAGTGTCATCCAGAAGTACACCTATAAACAGGCTGAGGGAGTGATCTTTCTGTCGGATGAAGCCCGTAAAATAACATTAGAAAATTTAGATCGGGTATCATTTGATACCCGGATAGTTCCTCACGGGATTGCACAAAAGTTTTTTAAAAAACCCAGGATACAAAAACCGATTGGGGAGTATTCGTTTACATCTCCGATGAGATTATTATATGTATCTACCATTAATCTCTATAAACACCAGTGGAATGTTATTGAGACCGTTGCTCATCTTAGAGAAAAAGGATATCCAGTGGTATTAGATCTTATTGGGAATATTAAAAACAAGCAGGCTGGAAAAAGATTCTGGGATGCGGTAAAAAAATATGATCCCAATAATGAATTTATTTTCTATCATGGTAGCAGAGATCAAGATCAATTGATAAAAGACTATCATAATGCAGATATTGCTGTTTTTGCTTCCTCTTGTGAAACGTTTGGACAGATTCTCCTGGAATCTATGGCAAGTGGCCTGCCGGTCGCCTGTGCCGACCGTAGTGCAATGCCTGAAATTCTGCAGGAAAGCGGAGTATATTTTGATCCGGAGAATGTATCTTCGCTGATAGATGCGTTGGAAAAATATATTGGTGACACAGAATTAAGAAATAAAATGGCTCATTCTGCCTATAAAAGAGCCCGGAATTTTTCATGGGATAAATGTGCAGAGGATACCTTCAGCTATTTATCTCAAATAACAAAACAATATTATAGTACGAATTAA
- a CDS encoding sulfotransferase family protein: MIDFFILSSPRSGSTFLRLNLDKLKVVTTLPETHFFGFYDRYKKIDLREEEHRTEAIEEWINWYKVKRLKINRQDLKKNLSDHVSGWKDILDLTIQFYLNDRGINREGILIGEKSSNHIFHQDHIKKFYPDAKIIYLVRDPRAIVASLKGCAWSTSNVVTNARVWRNGVREIDSMKPNFVIQYEKMIRTPEETMEKLSNFLNIEYVEDIFETKTEDKIEEESITSKNSLKPPSKEHINKWKNILSRTDRDIEIIEYICKEEMKNYGYKFEGGSYDFRFYSTLITQSMASYLAKFGKN; encoded by the coding sequence ATGATCGACTTTTTTATTTTGAGTTCTCCAAGAAGTGGTTCAACTTTTTTGCGATTAAACCTTGACAAATTAAAAGTAGTAACAACACTTCCTGAAACACATTTCTTCGGATTTTATGACCGATACAAAAAAATTGATCTTCGAGAAGAAGAACACAGAACAGAAGCAATAGAAGAATGGATAAACTGGTATAAAGTAAAACGGTTGAAGATTAACAGACAAGATTTAAAAAAAAATCTTTCCGATCATGTTTCTGGCTGGAAGGACATATTGGATCTGACAATACAGTTTTATTTAAATGATCGTGGGATTAATAGGGAGGGAATCTTAATTGGAGAAAAGAGTTCTAATCATATTTTTCACCAAGATCATATTAAAAAGTTCTATCCGGATGCTAAAATTATATATTTAGTTCGGGATCCCAGGGCTATTGTTGCAAGTTTAAAGGGATGCGCCTGGAGTACTTCCAATGTAGTGACTAATGCAAGAGTTTGGCGTAACGGGGTAAGGGAAATTGATAGTATGAAGCCCAATTTTGTTATTCAGTATGAAAAGATGATAAGAACTCCTGAAGAAACCATGGAGAAGTTAAGCAATTTCCTGAATATTGAATATGTAGAAGATATATTTGAAACTAAAACAGAAGATAAAATTGAGGAAGAAAGTATTACGAGTAAAAATTCTCTTAAACCTCCTTCCAAAGAGCATATTAATAAGTGGAAAAATATACTTTCACGTACAGACAGAGATATAGAAATCATAGAATATATATGCAAAGAAGAAATGAAAAATTATGGATATAAGTTTGAGGGAGGTTCCTACGATTTTAGGTTTTATTCTACCTTAATTACACAAAGTATGGCTTCATATCTTGCTAAATTTGGTAAGAATTAA
- a CDS encoding alginate lyase family protein, with amino-acid sequence MNKKHQFKESVDWNFQKYGKLWTYHLTYFDFLHQHNMNRIEGVKLIKDFIRNQETIQDGMEPYPISLRGVNWIKFLSKHQVQDSEVNKSLFNQYQLLGQRIEYHLMGNHLLENGISLLFGAFYFGDPDFLKRSKQILNEELEEQVLADGAHFERSPMYHLILLHRLLDGFNLVSNNKDNGSYDTELELLLLDKIKLMLDWLLEIRFDSGQLPACNDSTNKSPIDADDLLEYANRLGFNISSITKNNHQSTGESGYRMVKHSNYELLMDVGKPGPDYIPGHAHCDIFSFVLHINNVPFVVDPGVSTYEESETRMKERSTESHNTVIFDDVEQSDIWKSFRLGQRARVEISDENEQLLSGYHDGFKEKEVIHKRTFQWNYDQIFIEDIMEGTNNNKESRAFLHFHPSRNVVADIDNITVDDKVTFKFDGAAGLRADYYQYAHDFNDTEQAQRIEIVFKEKLVTRIEISE; translated from the coding sequence TTGAATAAGAAACACCAATTCAAAGAGTCCGTTGATTGGAATTTTCAAAAGTATGGGAAGCTGTGGACCTATCATTTGACTTACTTCGATTTCCTGCATCAGCACAACATGAATAGAATTGAAGGAGTGAAGTTGATTAAGGATTTTATTCGAAATCAAGAGACTATTCAAGATGGTATGGAACCTTATCCGATATCACTGAGGGGCGTAAATTGGATTAAATTTTTAAGTAAACATCAGGTACAGGATTCAGAGGTAAATAAATCGCTGTTTAATCAGTATCAGCTACTTGGTCAAAGAATAGAATATCATTTGATGGGTAACCATCTGTTGGAAAATGGAATCTCTCTTCTTTTCGGGGCTTTTTATTTTGGGGATCCCGATTTCTTAAAAAGGAGTAAGCAAATTTTGAACGAAGAGCTTGAGGAGCAGGTATTGGCTGATGGAGCACATTTTGAACGATCTCCCATGTATCATTTAATTCTGTTACACAGGCTCCTGGATGGCTTTAATTTGGTATCCAACAATAAAGATAACGGATCTTATGACACTGAGTTGGAATTGTTATTACTGGACAAAATAAAATTAATGCTGGATTGGTTACTGGAGATACGATTTGATTCAGGCCAACTTCCCGCATGCAATGACAGTACAAATAAGTCCCCGATTGATGCAGATGATTTGCTGGAATATGCCAATAGACTTGGATTTAACATCTCTTCTATAACAAAGAACAATCATCAAAGCACAGGTGAAAGTGGATATCGGATGGTGAAACATTCAAATTATGAACTGTTGATGGATGTTGGGAAGCCCGGTCCCGATTATATTCCCGGTCACGCTCATTGTGATATATTTTCATTTGTTCTACATATTAATAACGTCCCTTTTGTGGTTGATCCCGGAGTTTCTACCTATGAAGAGAGTGAAACCAGAATGAAAGAGCGATCAACCGAGTCTCATAATACCGTCATATTTGATGATGTGGAGCAGAGTGACATATGGAAATCCTTTCGGCTTGGCCAGCGGGCACGAGTTGAAATATCAGATGAAAATGAGCAGCTGTTGTCAGGATATCACGATGGCTTTAAAGAAAAGGAAGTTATCCATAAACGGACCTTTCAATGGAATTACGACCAGATATTCATTGAAGATATAATGGAAGGGACGAATAACAACAAAGAGTCTAGGGCGTTTTTGCACTTTCATCCCAGCCGTAATGTTGTAGCTGATATCGATAATATCACGGTGGATGATAAGGTTACATTTAAATTTGATGGGGCTGCCGGACTACGAGCAGACTATTATCAGTATGCACATGATTTTAATGATACCGAGCAGGCGCAGCGCATTGAAATTGTATTTAAAGAGAAACTGGTCACAAGAATAGAGATTTCGGAATGA
- the asnB gene encoding asparagine synthase (glutamine-hydrolyzing), protein MCGINGIFGLEDQNQLDKTIVSMNRCIEHRGPDDTGTFCDHQLAMGHQRLSILDLSEAGHQPMKSFDGRYVIVFNGEIYNYRELKGELIKYPYTSTTDTEVILAAYMKWGKRCVEMLNGMFAFAIWDTNQKELFIARDRLGIKPLYYYKNENLFLFSSEVRALLESGLIPQNINRSALVDYLKYQTVHAPETMVSNVKMLMPGHYMTVTEDQTTVRKYWSLSDHVQPNDNNEGYAQIKQVVRKKLEKAVERRMIADVPIGAFLSGGIDSSAIVALMSQISPGNVKTFSVTFDESRYSEAPYARMIAEKFETDHTEIRLTPDDFLNILPEALGAMDHPSGDGPNTYLVSKVTREAGVKVALSGLGGDELFAGYRVFSQSARLEKYRWFADLPQGLRTWVANIVQGVGQRTATDKISALFKQPSWDLQHSYPLSRQAYMNHEVQKLLTLNGEVAENKVQKIVQSIIETTNSSNLLSRVSCSEIETYMQNTLLRDTDQMSMASALEVRVPFLDHELVEYLLSLSDSAKYPSSPKKLLVDALHPLLPDEIVNRKKMGFTFPWDVWMRNELREQTTSSLKNLADRSFFDADSVMNMWNRFLENDKRINWARIWILVVLEQWLETNNIN, encoded by the coding sequence ATGTGTGGAATAAACGGCATATTTGGACTTGAAGATCAAAATCAACTCGACAAAACGATTGTCTCTATGAATCGGTGCATTGAGCATCGAGGTCCCGATGACACAGGAACTTTTTGTGATCATCAATTGGCGATGGGGCACCAGCGCTTATCTATTCTGGATTTATCAGAGGCAGGACATCAGCCTATGAAAAGTTTTGATGGTCGGTATGTCATCGTTTTTAATGGTGAGATATATAACTACAGGGAATTAAAAGGTGAACTGATTAAATATCCATATACCTCCACAACCGATACCGAAGTAATATTAGCTGCTTATATGAAGTGGGGCAAGCGTTGTGTGGAAATGTTAAATGGGATGTTTGCATTTGCCATATGGGATACCAATCAAAAAGAATTGTTCATCGCCCGGGACCGGTTGGGTATTAAACCACTTTACTATTATAAAAATGAAAATCTGTTTCTTTTTTCATCTGAAGTAAGAGCTCTCTTGGAAAGTGGACTCATTCCCCAAAATATCAATCGATCAGCATTGGTGGACTATCTGAAATACCAGACGGTTCATGCCCCGGAAACAATGGTTAGCAATGTTAAAATGTTGATGCCCGGTCATTATATGACCGTAACAGAAGATCAAACAACTGTAAGGAAATACTGGAGTTTAAGTGATCATGTTCAACCGAACGATAATAACGAAGGTTATGCCCAGATAAAGCAGGTCGTAAGAAAAAAACTGGAGAAAGCGGTTGAGCGACGAATGATTGCGGACGTACCGATCGGTGCATTTTTGTCTGGGGGTATAGATTCCAGTGCCATTGTTGCATTAATGAGTCAGATAAGCCCGGGAAATGTCAAAACATTTTCGGTTACTTTTGATGAGAGTAGATACAGTGAAGCTCCATACGCTCGAATGATAGCTGAAAAATTTGAAACAGATCATACTGAAATCCGGCTTACCCCGGATGATTTCCTCAATATTCTTCCTGAAGCATTGGGGGCTATGGACCATCCGAGCGGAGATGGTCCTAATACATACCTGGTTTCAAAAGTAACACGGGAGGCGGGAGTTAAGGTTGCTCTTTCTGGGCTGGGAGGAGATGAATTGTTTGCCGGTTATCGGGTATTTAGTCAGTCAGCCAGATTGGAAAAATATCGATGGTTTGCCGATCTGCCTCAAGGCTTAAGAACATGGGTGGCTAATATCGTTCAAGGAGTAGGACAACGTACAGCAACGGATAAAATATCGGCACTGTTTAAGCAACCCAGTTGGGACCTCCAGCATTCTTATCCTTTATCGCGACAGGCCTATATGAATCACGAAGTCCAAAAATTGCTAACACTGAATGGAGAAGTAGCTGAAAACAAGGTTCAGAAAATTGTTCAAAGTATTATTGAGACTACAAATTCATCGAATTTACTCAGCAGAGTTTCTTGTTCTGAGATAGAAACCTATATGCAAAATACCTTGCTTCGAGATACTGACCAGATGAGTATGGCTTCGGCTCTTGAAGTACGGGTCCCTTTTTTGGATCACGAACTGGTAGAATATCTTTTATCACTTTCAGATAGTGCTAAATATCCTTCTTCACCTAAAAAGCTATTGGTAGATGCACTTCATCCATTGCTACCGGATGAAATAGTGAATAGGAAGAAGATGGGTTTTACCTTCCCTTGGGATGTATGGATGAGAAATGAGTTGAGAGAACAAACAACATCAAGCCTCAAAAACCTTGCAGACCGGTCATTCTTTGATGCAGACTCAGTCATGAATATGTGGAATAGGTTCCTGGAAAATGATAAACGTATTAATTGGGCCAGAATATGGATTTTAGTAGTTCTGGAGCAGTGGCTGGAAACTAATAATATTAATTAG
- a CDS encoding glycosyltransferase family 4 protein, with translation MNILFITDNFPPEVNAPATRTYEHCKKWVELGAEVTVITCAPNFPHGEVYEGYRNKLYDEEQVDGIRVIRVWSYITANEGTISRIIDYLSFALTSFWVGLFQKTDVIIATSPQFFTTWSAFALSKLKRKPWIFELRDLWPESIKAVGAMKDGWLLSLLEKIELFLYRDADLVIPNTPAFKTNLTERGIDPDKIRVIPNGANTDLFGPRPKDKGIVKQLDLENKFLVGYLGTHGMAHGLNFILNAAADIQDENIHFLFIGDGSEKDALVKQAVDLGLENVTFHEPIPKEKVPAYLSVFDISLVPLKKNDTFKTVIPSKIFEAAAMHKPILLGVEGQAEELVKNYKIGLCFEPENKNNFLEKLYILNTQNGLSSDIEKNAKKFIRHFSRENLAEEMLEIVKSTT, from the coding sequence ATGAATATACTTTTCATCACAGATAATTTTCCACCCGAAGTTAATGCTCCGGCCACCAGAACGTACGAGCACTGCAAGAAGTGGGTAGAGCTTGGAGCTGAAGTGACAGTGATAACCTGCGCTCCCAACTTTCCACACGGTGAAGTATATGAGGGATATCGAAATAAATTATACGATGAAGAACAGGTTGACGGTATTAGGGTAATAAGGGTGTGGAGTTATATTACGGCCAATGAGGGGACTATCAGCAGAATTATCGACTACCTGAGTTTTGCCTTAACCAGTTTTTGGGTGGGACTGTTTCAAAAAACGGATGTTATTATTGCAACCTCTCCCCAGTTTTTTACAACCTGGTCGGCATTCGCTCTTTCAAAACTAAAACGGAAACCCTGGATATTTGAGCTGCGGGATCTCTGGCCGGAGTCCATCAAAGCAGTGGGAGCGATGAAGGACGGCTGGTTACTTTCACTACTGGAAAAGATAGAACTCTTTTTATACAGGGACGCTGATTTGGTAATCCCAAATACACCGGCTTTCAAAACTAATTTGACGGAACGTGGAATTGATCCCGATAAAATTAGAGTCATTCCCAATGGAGCGAACACGGATTTATTTGGACCCCGGCCCAAGGACAAAGGTATTGTTAAGCAGTTAGATCTGGAGAACAAGTTTCTAGTCGGTTATTTGGGAACCCATGGCATGGCTCATGGACTTAATTTTATTCTAAATGCCGCTGCTGATATTCAAGATGAGAATATTCATTTCTTATTTATAGGCGACGGCAGTGAAAAAGATGCTCTTGTCAAACAGGCTGTGGATCTTGGCCTGGAAAATGTAACCTTTCATGAACCGATTCCTAAGGAAAAAGTCCCGGCCTACCTTTCCGTTTTTGATATTTCTCTGGTACCGTTAAAAAAGAATGATACCTTTAAAACGGTTATTCCTTCAAAGATTTTTGAAGCAGCAGCGATGCATAAACCTATTTTGCTGGGAGTTGAGGGTCAAGCTGAGGAACTGGTAAAGAATTATAAAATTGGACTGTGTTTTGAACCGGAAAATAAGAATAATTTTTTAGAAAAATTATACATACTGAATACTCAAAATGGACTGTCCTCGGATATAGAAAAGAATGCTAAGAAATTTATCCGGCATTTCAGCCGGGAAAATTTAGCTGAGGAGATGTTGGAAATAGTAAAGAGTACGACTTAA
- a CDS encoding glycosyltransferase family 4 protein, whose translation MNTNSSKKILFLYAELAQYFISCVNSLKENYDVEIHIVRWEVNEHAPFNFHVTDGIIIDNRGNFNRSSLLDLALNFDPDLIFCSGWMDKDYLKVCKEFRDKIPIVVGMDNQWDGGIKQQLARLVSDWTVQKWFSHAWVAGGPQKEYALKLGFDESHILEGVYSADYTYFAEQFGNTIASKENELPHRFLYVGRYIERKGIEDLWEAFSKLCEETETDWELWCCGTGPLEEAAAQHPQIKHCGFVQPKEMEKVITETSVFVLPSHKEPWGVVVHEFAAAGYSLICSDQIGAATQFLEEGENGYHFEARNSENLKEQMKKIISKSDEALVKMGKKSFEIASRNTPSIWANKLMDITKEIERE comes from the coding sequence TTGAATACGAATAGTAGTAAGAAGATACTTTTTTTATACGCTGAGCTGGCGCAGTATTTTATTTCATGCGTCAATAGTTTGAAAGAAAATTATGATGTTGAAATTCATATCGTACGTTGGGAAGTGAACGAGCATGCCCCCTTTAATTTTCATGTCACGGATGGAATTATAATAGATAATCGGGGTAATTTTAATCGTTCTTCGTTGTTGGATTTAGCACTAAATTTCGATCCGGATCTTATTTTTTGCAGTGGATGGATGGATAAGGATTATCTAAAAGTCTGCAAAGAGTTTCGGGATAAAATTCCAATAGTAGTGGGTATGGATAATCAGTGGGACGGGGGGATAAAACAGCAACTTGCAAGACTAGTCAGCGATTGGACTGTGCAGAAGTGGTTCAGTCATGCCTGGGTTGCAGGGGGACCGCAAAAAGAATATGCCCTTAAGTTGGGATTTGATGAATCTCATATTCTGGAGGGGGTATACTCTGCTGATTATACTTATTTTGCAGAGCAATTTGGAAATACGATTGCATCAAAAGAAAATGAGCTGCCCCATCGGTTTTTGTATGTGGGGAGATATATTGAAAGAAAAGGAATTGAGGATCTATGGGAAGCTTTTTCCAAGCTTTGTGAGGAAACGGAAACTGACTGGGAACTGTGGTGTTGCGGCACCGGACCATTAGAAGAGGCGGCAGCTCAGCATCCTCAGATCAAACACTGTGGCTTTGTTCAACCCAAGGAAATGGAGAAGGTGATTACCGAAACGTCTGTGTTTGTTTTGCCATCCCATAAAGAGCCTTGGGGAGTAGTTGTTCACGAGTTTGCAGCCGCAGGATATTCCCTAATCTGTAGTGATCAAATAGGGGCCGCAACCCAATTTTTAGAAGAAGGGGAAAATGGCTACCACTTTGAGGCAAGAAATTCAGAAAATCTAAAAGAACAGATGAAAAAGATTATTAGTAAGTCGGATGAAGCTCTTGTAAAGATGGGGAAAAAGAGTTTTGAAATTGCCTCAAGGAATACACCAAGCATTTGGGCGAATAAATTGATGGATATCACTAAAGAAATTGAGAGAGAATAA
- a CDS encoding glycosyltransferase family 4 protein, translated as MLTIGYSNRTRYWQKYVFNNPPIGVKYKRAIDIPFHLMGISNQFLKHTKWMIPLQNCDMYHTYNSIVGGYKPWVVEVESDIPRYGPMNETSRLFRWGIKRLRSNQCKKIIFTSECSRELNRENFSKWGIDEDKCHVVYRAVEPHKPLERSGEETKFSILMVGNAFYRKGGIELLKAFEQFDHDDVSLTIISNFEVDWAMYPTPEEKEYVARSINRDPRINVLSNISHQKVINWMRRSDIFVSTTYADPFNNTVLEALSCSLPVITTDVRAIPEFVIDDYNGFIYELDENIERESIISFVLGKLNNYYDNQDLLQRHSENALEMVKSKFLIEHRNKLLIEKIYAL; from the coding sequence ATGCTGACTATAGGATATTCAAACAGAACAAGATATTGGCAGAAATATGTTTTTAATAATCCGCCTATAGGAGTAAAGTATAAGAGAGCAATAGATATTCCATTTCATTTAATGGGGATTAGTAATCAGTTTTTAAAGCACACGAAATGGATGATTCCTTTACAGAATTGTGATATGTATCATACATATAATAGTATCGTGGGAGGATATAAGCCGTGGGTGGTAGAAGTGGAATCAGATATTCCTAGGTATGGTCCAATGAATGAAACCAGTCGATTATTCCGGTGGGGAATAAAAAGGTTAAGATCTAACCAGTGCAAAAAAATAATTTTTACATCTGAATGTAGTCGTGAGTTGAATAGGGAGAATTTCAGCAAATGGGGCATTGATGAGGACAAATGTCATGTTGTTTATCGGGCTGTTGAACCACATAAGCCCCTTGAACGCTCAGGTGAAGAAACTAAATTTTCAATTTTAATGGTAGGAAATGCTTTTTATAGAAAAGGGGGGATAGAATTATTAAAAGCTTTTGAACAATTTGATCATGATGATGTTAGTTTGACTATAATATCAAACTTCGAGGTTGACTGGGCAATGTATCCCACTCCAGAGGAAAAAGAATATGTGGCAAGGAGTATTAACAGAGATCCGAGAATAAACGTATTGTCTAATATTTCGCATCAGAAGGTAATTAATTGGATGAGAAGATCGGATATTTTTGTAAGCACAACGTATGCTGATCCATTTAATAATACTGTTTTAGAAGCACTCTCGTGTTCTCTGCCAGTTATAACTACGGATGTTAGGGCTATTCCTGAATTTGTTATTGACGATTACAACGGATTTATCTATGAATTAGATGAAAATATTGAAAGAGAATCTATTATCAGCTTTGTCTTGGGTAAATTGAACAACTATTATGATAATCAAGACTTATTACAAAGGCACAGTGAAAATGCATTAGAGATGGTTAAATCTAAATTTTTAATAGAGCATAGAAATAAGCTATTGATTGAAAAAATATATGCTTTGTAA